The following coding sequences lie in one Rhodothermales bacterium genomic window:
- the rfbD gene encoding dTDP-4-dehydrorhamnose reductase, giving the protein MLYQRILITGANGLLGQELVAAFSPHPEFDVLATGKDEQPRFSGGSYGYTQLDLTSAADVRHLFGLFTPDVVINCAAMTAVDQCEDERDACWRINVDAVEQMTRCCLNFGVKLVHISTDFVFDGKGGPYTENQRPDPVNFYGKSKLAAENAILKSGLGRWAIARTVLVYGAGENLTRSNIALWVIDKLSRGEEIQVVDDQWRTPTYAPDLAQGILRLIKFDKTGIYHLSGREYLSVYDFAQKIAAMFDLDATLIKRTNSSGFSQKALRPLNTGFIILKAESEFGYKPRTIEQSLIDLGARLGLPVSTP; this is encoded by the coding sequence ATGTTATACCAGCGAATCCTCATCACCGGCGCAAACGGCCTGCTCGGGCAGGAACTCGTCGCCGCCTTCAGTCCACACCCCGAATTTGACGTCCTCGCAACCGGCAAGGACGAGCAGCCGCGTTTTTCCGGCGGCTCGTATGGCTACACCCAGCTCGATCTGACCAGCGCCGCCGACGTGCGGCACCTCTTCGGGCTTTTCACGCCGGACGTGGTGATCAACTGCGCCGCCATGACGGCCGTGGACCAGTGCGAAGACGAACGCGACGCCTGCTGGCGCATCAACGTCGATGCCGTCGAGCAGATGACGCGGTGCTGTCTGAATTTTGGCGTCAAGCTCGTCCATATCTCCACCGACTTCGTGTTCGACGGCAAGGGCGGCCCGTATACGGAAAACCAGCGGCCCGACCCGGTCAACTTCTACGGCAAATCGAAGCTTGCCGCCGAGAACGCCATCCTGAAGTCGGGCCTCGGGCGATGGGCCATCGCGCGCACGGTGCTGGTCTATGGCGCCGGTGAGAACCTGACGCGCTCCAATATCGCGCTCTGGGTGATCGACAAGCTCAGCCGGGGCGAGGAGATCCAGGTGGTGGACGACCAGTGGCGCACGCCGACGTACGCGCCCGACCTCGCGCAGGGGATCCTGCGGCTCATCAAGTTCGACAAGACCGGGATCTACCACCTCTCCGGACGCGAATACCTCAGCGTGTACGATTTCGCCCAAAAAATCGCCGCCATGTTCGATCTCGACGCCACGCTCATCAAGCGAACAAATAGCTCGGGATTCAGTCAAAAGGCGCTTCGTCCGCTCAACACGGGTTTTATCATTCTAAAAGCTGAAAGCGAGTTCGGGTACAAGCCGCG